A segment of the Corynebacterium liangguodongii genome:
CCCGTTCCCAGCTTTCACAGGCGACACTCAAGGCCGCTTTTGGCGAATAAGTCGCACCGCGCACAGGTTTCACGCTAGTCTGGTTAAGGCACGTGCGTGATCGTCCTGTGGGAGGGGAAGCCTACAGCGCGACCGTGCTGAAGGGTAGAGAAAATTATGGCTAACGAAGATAAGGGTAAGTTCCTCACAGTCGCTGAGGTTGCCGAGATTATGCGTGTGTCGAAGATGACGGTTTACCGTCTTGTCCACGCCGGGGACCTCCCCGCAGTTCGTGTGGGACGGTCGTTCCGCGTGAACGAGCGGGCCGTGAGCGAATACCTCGACTCCTCCGTGTACAACGTGGGATAGCCCAAGGGGCTACCTGCGGTCCTTTTTGCCCGTCGCACCACGGTGCGGCGGGCATTGAGGTTTTTGGTCGGTCAAAGCCACCACGGTATGCTGTTATGCATTCGTGCCAGCGCGCGCACGGGATGCGTGGGGCGTGTGCCTGAAGTGAGAGTGCACCTCGCCGATGCCGCAAACGCCCGCACCGCTGAGAAGCGCCGCTTCCGTGACCGCAGGCAGGTATGTACATACAACTAGGCAACATCGAAGAAACGAGGAAGCTTTCATGGGTTCAGTCATCAAGAAGCGCCGCAAGCGCATGTCTAAGAAGAAGCACCGCAAGATGCTGCGCCGCACCCGCGTGCAGCGTCGCAAGCTCGGCAAGTAGCCCGGCAGTACAGGAGCCCGCACCCCGTTTCATGGGTGCGGGCTCTTGCATGTGCGGGGTACGTGCTGTGAGTTGATTGGGAAGACGCGCGGCGGGTGGGCTTGTTGGCTCTGCAGCTGCGGAGTGGGAGGGGGTGTGTTGACTCTGCAGCTGCGGAGTGGACGCCGAGGGCTTGTGGCGGGTGGGGTTGGTGGTGCGTTGCAGAGTGGGCGCCGAGGTATTGCTGACTCTGCAACTGCGGAGTGGACGCCCAGGTATTGCTGACTCTGCAGCTGCAGAGTGGGCGCCGAGGGCTTGTGGCGGGTGGGGTTGGTGGTGCGTTGCAGAGTGGACGCCGCCGACTCTGCAACTGCGGAGTGGACGCCGAGGGATTGCCGACTCTGCAGCTGCGGAGTGGGCGCCGAGGGCTTGTGGCGGGTGGGGTTGGTGGTGCGTTGCAGAGTGGACGCCGCCGACTCTGCAACTGCGGAGTGGACGCCGAGGGATTGCCGACTCTGCAGCTGCGGAGTGGACGCCGAGGGCTTGTGGCGGGTGGGGTTGGTGGTGCGTTG
Coding sequences within it:
- a CDS encoding helix-turn-helix domain-containing protein is translated as MANEDKGKFLTVAEVAEIMRVSKMTVYRLVHAGDLPAVRVGRSFRVNERAVSEYLDSSVYNVG
- a CDS encoding 30S ribosomal protein bS22 gives rise to the protein MGSVIKKRRKRMSKKKHRKMLRRTRVQRRKLGK